The following DNA comes from candidate division WOR-3 bacterium.
GTTCCTAAAATTAATTTGGGTATAATTGCGGTAAGTAGAGATTGTTTTCCAATTGAATTATCTCAAAGGAGAAGAGAAGCGGTTTTAGGTGAATGTTTGAAAAAGAAAATTCCAATAACAAAGATAGAAACAATAATAGAAACTGAAAAAGATGTTTTAAAAGCATTAAAGGAAATTAAGGAGAAAGAGATTAATGCTCTTATTATTTATCTTGGAAATTTTGGACCCGAAGGACCCACAACATTGCTTGCTCAGAAATTCTCAGGGCCAGTTATGTTTGTAGGGGCCGGGGAGGAAGATGGGGCCAACCTAATTCATGGTAGAGGAGATGCATATTGTGGTCTTTTAAGTGCTTCCTACAACTTGGGGTTACGACATATTAAGGCCTATATACCTGAGTATCCTGTTGGTTTACCTTCAGAAATTGCAGATATGATAAAAGATTTTATCCCAATAGCGAGAATTCTTCTTGGTATTAAAAAGCTTAAAATTTTCTCCTTTGGGCCGCGTCCGCAAGATTTCATTACCTGCAATGCTCCAATAAAACCTCTCTATGACCTTGGTGTAGAGATTATGGAGAATAGTGAACTTGATTTATATGATATTTACCTTAAAGAAAAAAATAATCCGGAAGTTAAAGAAGTCGTTCAGGATATGGAAAAAGAGATTGGTAAAGGGAATACATATCCTGAACTTTTACCAAAACTCGCTCAGTATGAAGTTGCTCTTAAGAAATTTAGAGAGAAAAATTTGGGGGCTTCTGAATTCGGCGTATTTGCAAATAAATGCTGGCCTTCCTTTGAACGTTACTTTGGTTTTGTCCCTTGTTATGTTAATTCCAGATTAGCTAAAATAGGAATTCCGGTTTCCTGTGAGGTGGATATTTATGGTGTATTAAGCCAATATATTGTTACTTGTGCTTCAGAACTTCCCTCAACAATTCTTGATATAAACAACACAGTCCCTCCTGATATTTATAAAAAATCAAAAAATAAAATAGGCAGATACAAACTTAAAGACCTTTTTATGGGATTTCACTGCGGGAATACACCTTCTTCTTGTCTTATTTCTTCTAAAATTAAATATCAACTCATTATGAACCGGCTTATGGAGCCTGGTAAGGAACCTGAGATAACAAGAGGAACTCTGGAGGGAAGGATAAAACCAGGAGAC
Coding sequences within:
- a CDS encoding fucose isomerase, with product MENVPKINLGIIAVSRDCFPIELSQRRREAVLGECLKKKIPITKIETIIETEKDVLKALKEIKEKEINALIIYLGNFGPEGPTTLLAQKFSGPVMFVGAGEEDGANLIHGRGDAYCGLLSASYNLGLRHIKAYIPEYPVGLPSEIADMIKDFIPIARILLGIKKLKIFSFGPRPQDFITCNAPIKPLYDLGVEIMENSELDLYDIYLKEKNNPEVKEVVQDMEKEIGKGNTYPELLPKLAQYEVALKKFREKNLGASEFGVFANKCWPSFERYFGFVPCYVNSRLAKIGIPVSCEVDIYGVLSQYIVTCASELPSTILDINNTVPPDIYKKSKNKIGRYKLKDLFMGFHCGNTPSSCLISSKIKYQLIMNRLMEPGKEPEITRGTLEGRIKPGDITIFRLQSKPDTTLLCYVAEGEILDVDPKTFGGVGIFAIKEMGRFYRHVLIGKKFPHHTTIAFKHIGKTLFDAMKVLGIEDVSFNHPSGMLYPDEAPF